From Tripterygium wilfordii isolate XIE 37 chromosome 16, ASM1340144v1, whole genome shotgun sequence, one genomic window encodes:
- the LOC119980458 gene encoding uncharacterized membrane protein At4g09580-like codes for METEREEVRVGSKFPLSFWEMAVASVVVLGFVMGLLGVYLTMPASDYSFLKLPRTLEDLQILRDHLDNYTSDYTAQVLVGYCVVYIFMQTFMIPGTVFMSLLAGSLFGVFKGVALVVFTATTGASSCYFLSKLIGRPLLFSLWPDKLSFFQAQVAQRRESLLNYMLFLRLTPTLPNTFINVASPIVNVPYHIFFLATVIGLIPAAYVTVRAGLALGELQSLGDLYNFRSVATLFLIGIVSVTPTLMGKCKS; via the exons atggagacggagagaGAGGAAGTAAGGGTGGGATCCAAGTTCCCATTGAGCTTTTGGGAAATGGCGGTGGCCTCCGTGGTCGTCTTGGGATTTGTAATGGGTCTTCTTGGGGTTTACCTGACCATGCCTGCATCGGATTACAGCTTCCTCAAGCTGCCTCGTACCCTAGAAGATCTTCAAATCCTCAG AGATCACCTTGACAACTACACAAGTGACTATACTGCGCAAGTCCTGGTGGGATACTGTGTGGTCTACATCTTCATGCAGACTTTCATGATTCCAGGGACCGTTTTCATGTCATTACTTGCTGGTTCACTTTTTGGAGTATTCAAAGGGGTAGCTCTAGTTGTGTTCACAGCTACTACAGGCGCTTCTTCTTGCTATTTCCTATCAAAACTGATTGGACGTCCCCTCCTCTTCTCTCTTTGGCCCGACAAGCTGAGTTTCTTCCAAGCACAG GTGGCTCAAAGAAGGGAGAGCCTGTTGAACTACATGCTTTTCTTAAGATTGACTCCAACTTTGCCGAATACATTTATTAACGTTGCTTCACCAATAGTCAATGTACCTTATCACATTTTCTTCCTGGCAACCGTCATTGGACTTATTCCTGCTGCTTATGTCACTGTCAGG GCTGGATTAGCTCTTGGTGAGCTGCAATCGCTTGGGGATCTATACAACTTCCGCTCCGTTGCCACTCTGTTCCTAATTGGCATTGTCTCCGTTACCCCTACATTAATGGGCAAGTGTAAATCGTAG